AATCGTTTATAGAACAACACCCTATCAGAACAAAAATTAATGTTGCATGGGGTGAAATGGATGCCCTACAGCACGTCAATAATGTGGTTTATTTTCGCTACTTTGAAACAGCCCGTATCGATTTTTTTACTCAACTAGGGTTTCTTAAAGATTTACAAGCAACAGGTGTGGGTCCGGTGATCAGCGAAAATAATGCTCGCTATAAACGCCCGGTGACATTTCCTGATACTGTGCATGTTGGTGTTAAGATTAGTGACATTGAACAAGATCGTTTTATGATGCATTACACTGTATTTAGTGAAAGCCAAGACGCAGTCACAACCATTGGCTCATCACAAGTGGTTATGTTTAATTTTAAAACAGGTAAAAAAGCGCAGTTAAATGATGAGTTATTAACTGCACTTAAAGCCCATTCTAGCGATTAACAAGGATCTATTATGCTTTATAGCCCACTTGGTCGAAGTGGTATTGATGTATCTCGTGTCTGCTTAGGTAGCATGACATGGGGGATGCAAAACAACCAAGCCGATGCCGATGAACAAATCGCCTATGCATTAGATAAAGGCGTTAATTTTATTGATACCGCCGAAATGTATGCCGTTCCACCTTCTCCAGACACCTACGGTAAGACAGAAGAAATCATTGGTAATTGGTTAGCGCGTAATAAAGACAAACGCGATGATCTTGTCATTGCCACTAAAATTGCGGGTAACGGCTTACCTTGGGTACGCGATGGAGGCGATATTACTCGCCAAGCGGTGGTTGAAGCCGTTGATGCATCTCTTAAGCGCTTACAAACTGAGGTTATCGATTTATACCAGTTACATTGGCCTAACCGTACATCACCGCACTTTGGTAAACAATGGCCAGGTAAAGTGTGCTTCTCAGAGGCTGACACTGATCAAAATATCGCGGGTATGTTAGATATTCTTGAAGGGCTGAATGACTGTATCAAGGCTGGTAAAATTAAGCACTGTGGTTTATCAGACGATACACCTTGGGGCATCAGCCAGTACTTACGCTTAAGTGAACAGCATAACCTTCCGCGTATGGTATCGATTCAAAACGAATTTAGTCTACTGCACGCCAAAGATTGGCCGTATTTGATTGAACAATGTATTCATGAAGATATTGCTTACCTACCTTGGTCACCACTAGGTGGCGGCATGCTAAGTGGTAAGTACTTAAATGGTGCTCGCCCTGAAGGTAGTCGTTGGACGCTAGTGCAACGTAATGGCCTATTTAGAGACACAGCACAATCACGCGCTGCGATTGCTGAATATGTTGAAATTGCTAACGCCTTTAATTTAACACCTTCACAACTCGCGCTTGCTTGGTGCGACCAAGTAGATGGTGTGAGTTCAACGATTATTGGTGCAACATCAATGACACAGTTAAAAGAAAATGTCGATGCTTTCTCAGTGCAATTAAGCGATGAAGCCAACGATAAAATCGCTGACGTATTTACCCGCTATCCGATGCCTTTCTAAGCAATTATTTGCATTATTATAAGCCTGTTACCTGACAGGCTTATTAATACTAATTTATTGTTTTTCTGTTTCACCTACAGGTTTATCCATACTTTAGTGTATAGTTGCTCATAGCATTTAACTTTGTAGGTAGTTGATGAGTAGATACGTAAAGCAAGTATTATGCGTGGTTGCAGGGATGTTGCTAGCCCCGATTACTCATGCCTCTGAAAAGCTCTCTATTACTTGGCTTGAAACTGATAACAAACCTTTCTTTCTTGATAAATCAGAGCAATATCCTTTTGGTGGCTTATGTAACAATATAACCGACCAGTTGATTGAAGCTATGCCAAACTTTAAGCACCAAAAATCACTATTACCACCAAAACGTTTGAGCAAATATCTCGACGAAGGACACCTTGCCTGCTATGCCTGTATGATCCATCGAGATAAAAAAACTAACCGTGCAACTTACTCAGTTCCAACCACAGTGTACCCACCGTTTAGCGTATTAAGTATTGAAGAAAAGGCGCTAAAGATTAAGCAAAAACACGGTAATCCAGTGTCATTAATCTCATTATTGACTGATGCAAATTTTATGTTTGGGCAAAATGATGCGCGTAAATTTGGCAGTAAGCTTGATACTATAGCGAAAAATACCAAGCTCTATGAAAGTGCAGCATTAAGTGGCACCGGCAGCCATGCAAACCAAGCGCTACTATCGCAGTTAGAGCATGGCTACATTGATTACACCATTGATTACCCATTTGTAGCTGATTATTACAACCAACAACACCAAAAGAATATTCAAAAGCTTACTATTGTTAACCCAGCCCAGAATGTGGTTTTTGGTGCCATAGGCTGCTCGACAAGCGCACCTAATAATTATGCCGAAAAAGTGCTAGCAGAAATTAATGAAGCACTGAAAAACAAGGTATTACCAAGTGAGAGATACCAGCAAAGCCAACGAGTTTGGCTCAAACAAAGCTTTCCTGAGTTTTCATCGTATTATCAGCGCTACATTTTAGACCCGCTTAAAGAGCCTGCCATTGATGAGATAACAACGTCTGCTGACCATCCATAAGTGTTACCGAAAAGGTTGAATTAGCGACTACCTTCCCTACTCCTTCAGGCGTGCCTGTCATAATGATGTCGCCATCTTCTAGGTCCATAAATTCACTGATTTCAACTAAGATTTGCTCTGCGTTATGAAGCATTAGCTTTGTATCGCCTAGTTGAATGTCTTTACCATCAATCTTTAGACTAAATAGATAGTGTAAGTTGGAATTAACAGCAACAAACTCAGTAAAAAGCGCTGAACCATTAAATGCTTTTGCACGCTCCCAAGGTAGGCCTTTTTCTTTAAGAGAGCTTTGTAGGCCTCGCTTAGTTAAATCAAGCCCAAGCCCAACCGCTGCCAGCTGCTTGTTTTTAACTAAAAAACAAAGCTCTGTTTCGTAATGTAAAGTCTCACCTAAGTGTTCACTATTGAGAGAATCGGTGATAGCACTATTTGGTTTTGCAAACAGCACCATATTTGTAGGCGTTTCGTTATTTAGCTCTGCAATATGCGCTGCATAATTACGGCCAACACAAATGATTTTACTAGGTAAAAACGTTTTATCTGCAAATCTAACCTTATGCATTATTCCTCCGTTAAGTAATTTATACCAAATAATGGCCTTTACATAAAAAAGGCTAACAGATGCGACAGCACCTGTTAGCCATGAGGAACATTAAGGGAGAAAAAAGTTAGTTGCAAGAAATAGCAGTATCGTTTTTCTTCGAGGTTGTCACATTCAATTTAGCAATCGATACGTGCCATGCACCTTCAGTGGCTAGCTGCCAAGGTGAGAACACTTGTCCAAGTTGCACACCTTGCTCTGCAAAGCAGCTCAAATCAATTGTCAGGGTTTGCCAATCATTTGCAGCTTTAACCTGCTTGCTAATATCAAATTGGCCGTCACAGTTTTCACCGCATTGCATACCCAGCATTAACGGCGCATCAGCAACTTGGTCTACCTTTATTTGCATTTCTAACTGCCCCGCTTTTTCAACATATGAACGAAGATCCGACGGGAACGCCGCCATTAATCTAACCGCAGCCGCTTCTTTACCATTAAAGCTGATTGCACGCGCATCTTCTTGCACGTCTTTATCAAAAGTTTTTACACTAACAGCGTTAAGTGCTGCACGACTACTAGTCATGGCTTGGAGCTCAGAACCACTTTGCAACTGTAGTGACCATGGTGCTTTTACGGCACGCTCAAATAGTACTAAGTCTTCTAATTTAGCGGCAACTTGTGATTTTTCGCTTAAGTCATCTGCTAATGTATTTTTATCTTGGTAAGTTAAACCAAAACCATAAGGCAGCAGTGGCGCGTAATCTTTATCGCCACGGTTTTGGTTACCTACTGGGTTATTTGGCCATGAGAAAGACAACTTACCTTTAAAGTCATGATTGATAGAGCCATCTTGCTTTTTAAAGATAACATCGCTGATTGCATCACCTTCACTACCTGGTAACCAAGTTGCGACAAAGGCATCACTGGCATTGAGCTCAGCATTCACCCACATTGGGCGGCCACTAATAAATAGCGACACTACAGGAATACCGGCATCTTTTAGCTTTTTAAGCAGGGCTAAATCAGTTTTATTACCGCGTTGGTATTCAAGGTTATCTAAATCACCATTACCTTCTGCATACGGTTGCTCACCAAACACCACAATCGCAACATCTGGCTTAGCTTCAAACTCGCCATCCACACTGTATTGAACCTGACCACCGGCTTGCTCAACCGTATTTTTTATCCCATCAAAAATTGAAGAACCACCCGGAAAGTCACTATTTTCGTTACCTGTGCCTTGCCATGTGATTGTCCAACCACCTGACTGCATACCAATGTTATCAGCGCCCTGACCGGCAACTAATACGTTTGAATTTGCTGATAGCGGTAACAACTGTTGTTTATTTTTCAGAAGAACCAGTGATTCACGCACTGCCTGTTTTGCAACTGCGCGATGCTCCGCACTGCCAATGATCTCTGTTTTACCAGAAAGCGGACGCTTAGCAGGGCTTGGCTTATCAAACAAACCTGCGCGCATTTTCACACGTAAGATACGTGTTACTGCATCATCGATGCGGCTTTGTGCAATTTCGCCACTTTTAACTTGCTTAATAAGGTTTTCGTAAAGAGGTTTCCATGCATCTGTCGGTACCATGTACACATCAAGACCGGCATTTGCTGCTTGCGCACAGTTGCCATTAGTACAACCCGGAATTTGACCGTGGCCGTTCCAGTCACCAACAACAAAACCATCAAAGCCCATTTTGCCTTTTAGTACGTCGGTAAGTAGGTATTTACTACCGTGAATTTTTTCACCATTCCAGCTATTAAATGATGCCATTACAGTTTGTGCGCCAGCACCTAAGCCGCCCACATACCCTTGCGCATGAATATCAAATAACTCTTGCTCAGATGCCGTGTTATTACCTTGGTCATCACCGCCTTCTGTTCCGCCATCACCTAAAAAGTGTTTAACCGTACTGATCACACGCTTATCAGATAAAAAGTCGTCATCAACCGCACCTTGCAACCCTTTAACAATGGCTGCCGAATATGCTTTCACAATTTCAGGGTCTTCAGAGTAGCCTTCATAAGTACGGCCCCAACGGTCGTCACGAACAACTGCGACTGTTGGTGCGAACACCCAATCGATGCCTGTTACCATCACTTCTTGCGCGGTAGCGGCTGCAATTTTTTCGATTAACTCAGGGTTGTTTGTTGCCCCTAAACCAATGTTATGTGGGAAGAGCGTTGCACCAATAACGTTATTGTGACCATGCACAGCATCGGTGCCCCACATAGTCGGAATTGAGCTGCCATCGAGCGAGTCATCAATTGAGGCTTGATACATTTTTTCAGCAAGATCAATCCAATCTGCGGCACTGGCATGCTTATCATTATTTGGGAATGCGCCACCGCCATTGAGGTAAGAACCAAAGCCGTATTTGCGCATATCTTCAACGGTAATATCGCGAATTTCTGGTTGGATCATTTGCGCAATTTTTTGCTCAAGGGTCATATTTGCCAGCATTTTCGCAATTTTTGCTTCCATTTCTGGATTTGCAGCAATGCCCGTTTCGATGTTTGGCCAAATTTCTTGCTCAGCGCCCACGGTTGCCACCTTATCTTGCCCAGTGCAAGCTGTCATGCTGGCGCCTGCCATCATTAACGAGAAGAGTGTGAATGTTTTTTTCAATTTCATTTTTACACCTATGAAGATTGCTGAGTCTGAGTCGATACTTTTGAGCCAACCAGCGCAAAGTAAGTAATGTATAAATAACATGCGATAGGTAAAAACAACGCCATTTGCACGCCAATAGAATCCGCTAATACGCCTTGTAGTAATGGAATAATCGCACCACCTACAATCGCTAAACATAAAATGCCTGAGCCTTTAGAGGTGTACTTACCAAGGCCATGTAGAGCAAGGCTGAAAATCGTTGGGAACATAATCGAGTTACATAAACCCACTAGTAAAATTGCCCACATAGCCAGGCTACCCTCACCTGTCATGGCAATAATTACAAGCAATACAGCTAATAAGCCATGGCACGCTAGTACCTTACCGGCATTAAATTTCTGCATTACCACTGCGCCAATAAAACGGCC
Above is a window of Pseudoalteromonas shioyasakiensis DNA encoding:
- a CDS encoding glycoside hydrolase family 3 protein, which translates into the protein MAGASMTACTGQDKVATVGAEQEIWPNIETGIAANPEMEAKIAKMLANMTLEQKIAQMIQPEIRDITVEDMRKYGFGSYLNGGGAFPNNDKHASAADWIDLAEKMYQASIDDSLDGSSIPTMWGTDAVHGHNNVIGATLFPHNIGLGATNNPELIEKIAAATAQEVMVTGIDWVFAPTVAVVRDDRWGRTYEGYSEDPEIVKAYSAAIVKGLQGAVDDDFLSDKRVISTVKHFLGDGGTEGGDDQGNNTASEQELFDIHAQGYVGGLGAGAQTVMASFNSWNGEKIHGSKYLLTDVLKGKMGFDGFVVGDWNGHGQIPGCTNGNCAQAANAGLDVYMVPTDAWKPLYENLIKQVKSGEIAQSRIDDAVTRILRVKMRAGLFDKPSPAKRPLSGKTEIIGSAEHRAVAKQAVRESLVLLKNKQQLLPLSANSNVLVAGQGADNIGMQSGGWTITWQGTGNENSDFPGGSSIFDGIKNTVEQAGGQVQYSVDGEFEAKPDVAIVVFGEQPYAEGNGDLDNLEYQRGNKTDLALLKKLKDAGIPVVSLFISGRPMWVNAELNASDAFVATWLPGSEGDAISDVIFKKQDGSINHDFKGKLSFSWPNNPVGNQNRGDKDYAPLLPYGFGLTYQDKNTLADDLSEKSQVAAKLEDLVLFERAVKAPWSLQLQSGSELQAMTSSRAALNAVSVKTFDKDVQEDARAISFNGKEAAAVRLMAAFPSDLRSYVEKAGQLEMQIKVDQVADAPLMLGMQCGENCDGQFDISKQVKAANDWQTLTIDLSCFAEQGVQLGQVFSPWQLATEGAWHVSIAKLNVTTSKKNDTAISCN
- a CDS encoding fumarylacetoacetate hydrolase family protein; its protein translation is MHKVRFADKTFLPSKIICVGRNYAAHIAELNNETPTNMVLFAKPNSAITDSLNSEHLGETLHYETELCFLVKNKQLAAVGLGLDLTKRGLQSSLKEKGLPWERAKAFNGSALFTEFVAVNSNLHYLFSLKIDGKDIQLGDTKLMLHNAEQILVEISEFMDLEDGDIIMTGTPEGVGKVVANSTFSVTLMDGQQTLLSHQWQAL
- a CDS encoding ABC transporter substrate-binding protein, with product MSRYVKQVLCVVAGMLLAPITHASEKLSITWLETDNKPFFLDKSEQYPFGGLCNNITDQLIEAMPNFKHQKSLLPPKRLSKYLDEGHLACYACMIHRDKKTNRATYSVPTTVYPPFSVLSIEEKALKIKQKHGNPVSLISLLTDANFMFGQNDARKFGSKLDTIAKNTKLYESAALSGTGSHANQALLSQLEHGYIDYTIDYPFVADYYNQQHQKNIQKLTIVNPAQNVVFGAIGCSTSAPNNYAEKVLAEINEALKNKVLPSERYQQSQRVWLKQSFPEFSSYYQRYILDPLKEPAIDEITTSADHP
- a CDS encoding acyl-CoA thioesterase; this encodes MQSFIEQHPIRTKINVAWGEMDALQHVNNVVYFRYFETARIDFFTQLGFLKDLQATGVGPVISENNARYKRPVTFPDTVHVGVKISDIEQDRFMMHYTVFSESQDAVTTIGSSQVVMFNFKTGKKAQLNDELLTALKAHSSD
- a CDS encoding aldo/keto reductase; the protein is MLYSPLGRSGIDVSRVCLGSMTWGMQNNQADADEQIAYALDKGVNFIDTAEMYAVPPSPDTYGKTEEIIGNWLARNKDKRDDLVIATKIAGNGLPWVRDGGDITRQAVVEAVDASLKRLQTEVIDLYQLHWPNRTSPHFGKQWPGKVCFSEADTDQNIAGMLDILEGLNDCIKAGKIKHCGLSDDTPWGISQYLRLSEQHNLPRMVSIQNEFSLLHAKDWPYLIEQCIHEDIAYLPWSPLGGGMLSGKYLNGARPEGSRWTLVQRNGLFRDTAQSRAAIAEYVEIANAFNLTPSQLALAWCDQVDGVSSTIIGATSMTQLKENVDAFSVQLSDEANDKIADVFTRYPMPF